ATGAGTACGTCTTTATTTAGCTGTTTTACATCCGCTGTTTTAATATTACAATCTTCGTTATCCTATGTGGTTCTCGGAAAGCGAGACAAATAGATGAAATTTAAGGGTTTTACCTAAAGTTGTTTAAAATAGTGCACCTGATTTTTGAAAATGCTTGAAAATCTGACATCTCTTTCGCTTTCAGAGATTTAAATATGAAAAGATTTGTTTCAGAAATTTAAGCCACGCGTGACGGATCTAACCCTGAACAGTGACCTTGTTTCCGTTTTATTATTCAAGATTATATGGAgcatttttctcagaaatatAGCGtgtaaataatttcaaacttttgGCTACTTCGTCATATATGTACAAGAAATGGTTAAAGCGCCAAGATTGGTATTCTTCACGATCAGAATCGCTTTATGAATCTAGTTGTTGTTCTTCTCTACCTATCCATGAATCAAGTGGATCAAAATATAGCTCCTATCTTAGTGGCACATAGGAGGTCACGTTTGCGCGTTCGCCGATGAAATTGAATTAAGACACATTGTATATGTGATTATACTGCTATGTCAGGATAAATCGTACGGGAGGAACAGGGAAGAAACGAGAAGTGACCCATCGTTCATAGAAAATTTgtagtttagtattatcaaatgaaaCGATAGCTTacggccaccgtaaagagtttcaaagctttcGTTTCtaacgctctgacgaagggctaacactcgaatcgtcagttttgaaactctttacgatggccaatttacgttatcaattcagctGATAGTACTAAAATACCCTGTTTcttctcccaccgacgcagcaccacggtttcttaagaaactaaCTCCCTTTAATATTTTGATCGACTTCGCTTTCCCCATTAGGTCTTTCCGTACGCGAAGAATCAATACAGAAACTTAAGGCTGTTTTTCCTAATGTACGAATCGCTCTGGGGAAGATTCAAGTTGCTGATCATTGATAAGAGGAAAAacgaaagaaggaaaagaacttACGGACTCTCTTTCGAATTCTTTAACGTCGTAAGCGTCCAGCTCAGAGAAAGAATGAAACTCTTCTTCTGTAATGGTGGACAAGGCGTCAAGTACCACGTGACCTGGCGACATCAAGATGTTTCGTGTAGATAGCTACAACAATAGCTATACGCCCTAGATGGGGGCGAGGAAGGGGAAGAAGAGAGACCCTGGGAACAAGATTGGAACATATTTACTTGTTCATCGATGTTTAGGTGTATTCATTATTATAAACCAGACTTGTAACGCGACAAAGGCGGATACAAAAGGATTTCAGAATGTAAGTTTGTTTACACACTTAAATTCAAACCACCAATTGGCTGAAATTGGGAAGAAAATATCTTTGAGTCTGAGTTAATACCTGACCTCAAGTTATGTGTGGCTGGTCTTGAGTTCAGCTAAAAACTAAGGCTACGAGTTTAAGGCAGCCAGTAGTCTAGCCTGGTCGTAATTTGCTTGGCTTCTGAGACACGTGCGCGTGCCATGGCTGGATCACTTCTTCACTATCCGAGTGAGACTGGGGAAAAGTGAACTGATTCAAAATGGCGAACAGAAATCGTATCGACGATGTAAACGAGCATGGTGGATTTAATACTGATTGCTTTCCAGATTGCCAGATTTTTTCTGGTGTAGCTGCTATGTTTCTCTCTCCTTTATATtcctattttttaaatttgttttccaaTGTTGCAAACGCTTACTGGAGGAGCTACTACGCTTTCTGTACAGAGCTCATGTTTGGCTGAAATGGGCAAGACAAATAGTAACACACAACTTTCAAGATggataataaattatttaagtaAACAATACACAGCACGGCAAACAACTTAGAAACATCATGAGTTTGAAATGAccacaaacaaaattcatcgattaatttttgagaaacaaagcACCAATGAGacaaaaacagaacagaaaaaagCGACTTTTCAGGAATCTGAGAGCTCGTGTGAAAGAAGGGACGCAAGAGCTAAGCATATTATTAACTTTTTCGGTGCATTTCTTCTTTAATGTAATCTAAGGCAATAAATATTTACAACCCTGTGCCATTGTAATACATATTTAGTTTGGCAATAAATTTACTATacctttcatttaaataatcACTTTTATATCTTCatactttctttaaaaatttacagCATGGATTTGAAACTTCAATATGAATAATTATTacactatgaaaaaattaaataaataaataaaaccggATGAAGAAAGAAACCTCAACTCTAAACAAAAATCGGATTGTCCTTAACTGAAAACTGAACTCTCCTGATCCGTattaaagtaaataataaaattaaagaaaataacaacaacactTGTAAGGCCTTGTCCACACTAGTAACATAAAGACATTCAAGACGTAAGCTTCACGACATAGAAAGCTCATCATGTTGTTATGTTTTCAGTGTGAACGTTCAGACATAGCGCCATATTGGCACCATCGTGACATTGACAAAGCTAAGCAAGCATGGTTCACACCAACGAAATAACATAAACGGGACATACCAACATATAAATAACGACGCACAGGGAAATAAGCATCATATGCTATTATGTCGTAAGTGTGAACCAGGCGTAACTGCTGTGTTTAATTTCTTGAAAAGTCTGATAAAAAACCTAAGTGTTTGAAAGGCTAATTTCTTTATTCGTTTAGAATGCTATCACTCTTCATCGTGATAGGAAATGTTACTGtgcgaaaaacaaaacaaaaaatacaacaatCGCGAAAAGAGATTTACAGTGTAATTTGTTCTTTTGGTGGTGAAATGCTTGAtgaatttgaaagaaagaaaaaatattttttggagcAAGGATAGAATTTTCTATACCTTCTATGATAAAATCTCACAGTTAAATTAATCACATTAATCCTAAGCTAGTCACAAGTAAATTCTCCTTAGAACaaaaatacaccaaaaagtGACGAGAAAAGAAAACCTATCCAGCTCGAGGGTTTTACGTAGATTCAACAATAAATTCTCCTGCCGAATTTGCGAGAAAATATACAGCAGCTAGACGGGAGAATAACTAATAAGACCGCGAAAATTTCAAGGGGAAAGGCAATGAAGGTGTGCGTCACGTAAACTGTATAACAAAACTATAAGAAAATTACAAAGTCGAAGGCACATAAACAGGTGCTTCTTCACTGAAttttcatgtttgatttaagACTGGACAAGCCACTCATAAATAAACCTAGAGAATTGTATGATCACCAATTCATTCGCTTCCCAGTAAAATGTGAGAAAATTTCGTTGCGAGACCAGCGCCACCTAGGAAATGGGCGTGCTTCCATTTTGCGGTGATTTCTTAGTTTGTAGGTCATGTAAGCCCGAATGGATCGTCTTCATCTTCATAAGAAATCTCAGAATTGTTTCCTTGCTTCAAATCTGATTGTGCAAGGTCATAGACCTCCGGGGCCAAAAGCGAACATCACTCCTCGGTCCCTACCTATAACTGCTCCAATGCTGGCTGAGAGGTCCTGTAATGCTTAGCCATTCTTGCTCTTAAAGCTTGTTGAGACGTAAGATCTGGTGTTCTTCGTATAATGTTCGCATGCCTGGAAAGCAGCAagaacatattaaaaaaaaaaaaaaccttcaccAATATCGAGTACTATTCGTGCTACTTTGGTGAGGAGCCCTACAATTCAGACCTACACTTGTAAAATGTGCCTATCAAAGACCTTAACCAGCGCAGACGTTTTTGCGACGCAGAAGGTGACAAGGATGCAGATATAGCTGCGTTTGTTGCACTTTCACATCAAACAATCAACAGGGATGCCCTTGTTACAGCATCTTTAATGAAGCGGTTAACAAAACAGATCTATCTCAACAAAGGTCGAGCAGATGAACTCCTTAACTCAGTCCTGTTTTAAAAACGATTGCGATCAAGCCccttattgaaaataaaaaaaatagtaatagtCTATTTGGAGGGTTGCACAGTCCAAGAATCATTTAAACACAAGCAGCAGACCTGTTTccaaagttatttattatcgATATCTCAGGAAATCACGAAGAAAAATGCCAGGGGTGTCACTATTACGAACACGCTTCACTTCGATTTTATTGAATTGCCTTTTGCTACACGCTATTTCCAGGAATTTAGCTACATTTCTTTACTTACCTCAattcagaatcttgaagtgtTGTCCCTTGAGACACATTTGAAGCAACGCCTGCAACTTTAGCGTCAGCGGCAAACTGATACACAATAAGCAAGCAGTCTCGACAAAGCTGGACAATTCGACGACAGCAGCTCATCTCAGTCTGGAAGTAGACCAGAACAAATCGATAAACAAGTCGATAAACAGTCGTCTCTTTCCCATCTTCGAGAATTACCCGAGCTCAAAAAAGTTGTTATGAAACATTACAGTAAACAGCCTCCTCAGGTTACTTCCTTTCCGTAACTTTCTTTGCCATCAAAATTACTAGAATTCTTTCTCGTTATCATACCTACAGCACCTCATACAAACCTGTGTTTGGAACAAAAACTCAAACTAAACATCATCTTTTTCTCCCTGATAAAACGATAAACTATTCCCAACTGGGGGTAAAGTTTTCTAattacaaaaattcaaatattaaaGTTATATTCAAATAAGTTACGAATGATTTCAATACTTATACATGAAATTCTTTCAATCTACACACCGAAGATAGCACCTCTGTACTCTTGCTGAAAATTGTCTCCCAAGAGTTTCTAcaaatgacaacaaaataacaaaattaaaagcttgATTACGCAAAATAAAATCCTGACAGTAGGTATGACACTGATGACAAACTAATGCAAGACAAACGTACCCCAAGTTCGAAAAGCAATTCCACAATCCCTGTCCATGACTCCACAACAATCTGTTAAATACTCTAGAGAAAACGCGGCAAAGGCGCAAGTTATCAACTTCAGATGCTCGCCAGACGCGTTGTAAAATTGCGCGAACGTTTGTTCGCACAATGTCCACAACCTGTTACAGAAACACAATGACAAAGACAAGATAATTCTCAATTAGATAATGAGTTTGAGATTTATGTCGCGTGATAGTCTATGTTGACAAAGCCCGAATCAACCTTCACGCAGGAAAATCGAGAAAGAACAATCTAAGTTTTTGTTGTGCCTACTGTACCTTCCCTCTATGTAcgaagtattgaaataaatttgattcaCATTCAATACATGTACCGATTACATCGATTTCTTGCTCTGTCCCCTGCCTGTCAATTGGCCAGTGTGCAAACTCTGTTCTGATCAAGTCCCCCTTTTGCCACAACTTCGGCATCAACAAGAGTTGTTTATTAAACCCTCTGCATGTTACAGTACATTGTCTTTTGACTGCAGTACTCTACAACTACACAACAGTAGGCACACGCAGTCTTACATTGCCTTTTAGTATAGTTTGTTTACAAACGCACGTTGACAAGCTACAGTCACGTTGATAGGCTACTGTTACAGAATAGATGGCGAGTAGCGAGGCCAATCAGAATGCAGCGTTTGTAATGGGACACTTGCTGATTTGTACCCTACGCTTTTGTTAACCATGGAGTAAAGCGGCCCGAAAGAGCGCTCGCAGACTAGGCAACAGGCCTCTTAGCTCCTTACCTTTCTCCGCTTTATCGAGTCGAGCTTCACCAACCAATAGGAAGCCACTCTCGGCTTGTGGAATTTCCAATTATCCTGGATCTAAAAAAATTACGTAGAATGTTATTGGTCGACTGAGCACGCAGTTGTGCTGCGGTGGTCACTAGAGATGTTGCTACGTAACACACACATTCTAATGAATCCTGTGATGACGATCAACCACGAATTCTGTTCAGACAGGTTAAATAGAGGGAAATAGCAACAGTCTTTCATGGCGAATAATCTAATACTCGGATACATAAGTTCACCACTTACACTTTCTAAAATGACTTCTGCTTCCTCGTCTGTTTTTCCTGGAAATTTAATCCTCATGTCAAGCAAAGCCTGCAGTGTTCGCCGGCATAATTCTTCTTCTCTCTCCCGGACAGCGGCATCCAAAAAAGCAGCGTCCTAAGCAAAAGGAGTGATTATGTATTTTATTATATATGAATAACACATTAGCCTCCCCAACCAAACCTTGGCGAACCACGAGACAAAAACCAAATACTCGTGTTAAAGTAAAAATCCCAGCTCAGGCCAATAAGAGACAAATGTGGACACTCACCACCACGGGATTGAATTTCATTGGAGGAGATGAAGACGACGTCACGATTCTATGCGCGGAGGAGCGTGGTAATATCAGGCCGTTATTGGCCGAGTTTGGCGCCTTTTGGGCAGAAACGGGTCTGAACGATGATGACGTTGAGGTCTGTTGTGGGtttgaagaaactgaagagGACGAAGTTGAAGAGTCCTCCTTGTTTGTGATGGATTTAGCACTTGGCATGGATGACAAGGGCTAAATGTAGAAATAAATGATAGATATAGAGATGAACAAGCTTTCTTGCCTAATACATAATAAAGAGGGGGCGACAAGCAAGTTTGTAAATCCTACATACTGGCAAAGGACTTAAAAAGTGGTTAGATTTTGTACGTTTGAATTGCAGGTTAACTTGCGTTCATCCAAAGAAGAAGATGAAGGGCATGAACTtaggaagaaggaaaaagacGACTGCATGGGAGCTATGGAGGCTCAAACACCTCGCGGAGAAGGacgatttgaaaaaaaagtagaaaggAAGGAAGGGTGAACCACAATGACTGAAGCCAGGAGCACAGCACTAGACAGGGTTGGCTTGGAAAGGAGCTAACATCCTTAGTGAGGAAGGAACTTAGTGCTAAGTAAATAACTCATTTCTACTACCTTTGGTCCTTTGCTCATCGGACGGTTGCCAGATTTGTCGAATGTTATGTTTTCATCACATTCACACTGCTCTAATAAATCGAGGATTTCTTCTTCCTGCAAGTCATTAAGTTATGTAGCGTTATTCAAACAGCGATGGTACCATGACCGGCCTTTTTTGAATTGTCAAAATAAACTTCAAATTGACCGACGTCTTTAAATTATTATATGCATGATGTAACCCCATTATAAAGATCATCCTGTCATGACGAAGACATTAGAGtttcttgggaaaaaaaaaaaaagcctagtGATTTTCGCAGTAATAACCTCAGTAAACGGACCAAGTTGTTAATCGACGTTAACCAGCTGTAGTGGTATAACAGGATACCATTTTCGTAAAACAGACATAAAAAATCTCCGCTGATCTCGAAAACAGGTCGTGCTCACTCCACAAATTTTGCATTCGAGATCGAAGGAGAAGCCCagctaaaattaattaatattacaGGAATACACTGACCAACAACTGCCTCACACCTACCCTGAGGGTGCTGAATGGTTGATTACCGTCCTTTTGAAGAGATACAGCTCTACCTAGATGTAAAATCACTCaattagaaaaacaaatcaaataaaagagtTATAAACATTAACTTCATTGTCTTCCTGGTTACATCGAGGGAAGTGGAATAAAACAGGATACCGAGGTAGGATAAATACCTCCCACGCAAGAGCCTCGAAGGGGAAGAGATAAAGAAATTGGATCAAAACTTTTACAAGAAgggagaaaaggaaattattttctcagCGTAAATTTTATTATACCTGACAAGAAGAGCTTGAAAGCGTCTGCTAAAAGCCCGTTATACTTTTCTCGTCTTGTTTTGTCTTCAGGAGGATATATCCTTCGGAAATTTCcctattttataaagaaaaaagagagcaaaagtttcataaatagaaaatggaaagaaataatggtaaaaagaaaggagagaaGCAAGAAAAGAATATAGGAATACAATGTGCAATATTTCCGTGTAAGCCCGCATTACTAATCAACATGAAAATCTGGAGTCTactgaaaacagaaacaagTGCGAGTTTCTTTTCCGAATAAGTAAAATTACTTCGgctaaactttttcttttcacgcGCACAAACACACAGGAAGAACACGCGATATGAAGGTCAATGTACTGATGGCACTGGATAAACCCACtatttctacaaaaaaaaaactttcttactaaaataatattttgacaaCAAACAAGTATGTGCCCACTTGTAAATGAAAATACTGTTTGGTGGGTACTTAGTACAGCTTCAAATTCAACTTGGTTTTTCGCGCTTGACATTATCGTGTGTTTTCTGGTGGACTTTTATTGATGTGAACACTTCGTGATAACTATTGTACAAAACGAATTTCATAAACGGGAAATACTGGACGTATTTGCCCTACTCACCATGTTCATGTTCTCAAACTCTTCTCTTGCCGTCTCTCTCCTTAGTTGATTTAGTCTCTCTTTCTGTAGTAAAAATAATggtgtattgttttctttcagattcAAATCAAAGataaatcatctgaaaagtGGCAAGAACTTACAAGTTCCGTTCGACGTTTGTTTAAAATCATCTTCTTCTTTTCCAGTTCCtaagaaaggagaaattattaAACAGTGGCCATAAAAATTCAATCACATGAATTTTCGGTACAATCTCTTAACTAATAACaccacattaaccctttaacccctaagagtgattcgcatcta
This is a stretch of genomic DNA from Pocillopora verrucosa isolate sample1 chromosome 12, ASM3666991v2, whole genome shotgun sequence. It encodes these proteins:
- the LOC131799854 gene encoding tubulin polyglutamylase TTLL7 isoform X2 is translated as MGNGISLVRNGDRIPSHEQIVVQEYLDKPFLLEGFKFDLRVYVLVTSCDPLRIFLYHDGLVRMGTEVYESPSDENLDELFMHLTNYSINKHNENFDQDDSDDSGSKRSIKFLNDWLQSMDYDVNFLWHNITDVLVKTLIVAQPHILHSYRMCRPGAPPGSESVCFEVLGFDILLDRKLRPWLLEVNRSPSFGTDTKLDSEIKGGVLTDALNLLNIRVSDKRRGMAAEKAEAQKRLLTQPKRNEYSMSELEKKKMILNKRRTELKERLNQLRRETAREEFENMNMGNFRRIYPPEDKTRREKYNGLLADAFKLFLSGRAVSLQKDGNQPFSTLREEEILDLLEQCECDENITFDKSGNRPMSKGPKPLSSMPSAKSITNKEDSSTSSSSVSSNPQQTSTSSSFRPVSAQKAPNSANNGLILPRSSAHRIVTSSSSPPMKFNPVVDAAFLDAAVREREEELCRRTLQALLDMRIKFPGKTDEEAEVILESIQDNWKFHKPRVASYWLVKLDSIKRRKVVDIVRTNVRAILQRVWRASEVDNLRLCRVFSRVFNRLLWSHGQGLWNCFSNLGNSWETIFSKSTEVLSSTEMSCCRRIVQLCRDCLLIVYQFAADAKVAGVASNVSQGTTLQDSELRHANIIRRTPDLTSQQALRARMAKHYRTSQPALEQL